AGCGCGACGGCGACGAAGAGGACCACCACCGCAGCCAACGGCGGCAAAAGCTCGGCCACGCTGCCGAGCAGTGGGGCCTGATCGGATGTCGTGGTGCCCGCACCGCACTGCGAGTCAAGGAAGGTGAAGATGTCGAGGGCGGCGAAGGCCAGACACAGGTCGGCGAAGCCGAAGGCGGCGAAAACGTTCACCATGGTGTTTGGTTGGGGAGGATCTGAGGTGTGGAGGGAGGGGGAACCGGGGAAGGGCGGTTCGCTCGTTGGAGGAGAGAGGAGCATGTAGGGCGCAACGCAATGCAAATTTGCAAAAGCTGCTTGCCAGGAGGAGAGTGAGTGCAGCGCTAGAGAGAGAAGAGAGCGCGCTCTATCTTTGTCGTTGTCCAATTTTCTACAGAGCGAGAAGAGACAAGAATGACGGGAGTGCCCCTCCTGGCCAGTCATGGAGGGTCTTTTTAGTCTTTATTTACTCATCAAGTGAGAACAGATAAGAGGCTGGATAGCAACGTCCGCGTCGAGGGGGGTGTTCGCTGCAGAAACTGAACAAGGAAGCTTCCCTTTTATTTCCCTCAACGGCTTAAGTATTTGTTTTTGGAGTGAATGACAGGTAAGCCTCTAGCCAAATCTCCCATAGCCGAAAAGGGTAAGCGAACGCAACGTAGACCTGAGGTCATCATTAACCACCAAGTGAACCGACACGTTGCACGTGTCAAGGTCAGTTTCATCTCAGGGTCAAGGTATGTTCCCCCCCCTCCCCTTTTTTGTCGACTCCTCTACGTATTGTTGTGCACGCTAAATTTCTTTTTCTGATTGTGTGGTGGTGACCCACATAAATTAAACCTTCTAAACTATTCCGTCATCTGAATAGACTATAACCTagtaccaaaataattgatttgaGCTGCCATACTAGTCTATACTTCAACAGCTCTACTATGTTCTATGTTATGTCCTCCAAAGAGCGTAGGGTTGGAACATTATAGCAGAACTCTTTCCCTAGAAACTTGTAGGAAGGCAAGGCTGAAACGGACACAGGCAAGATATGAAGAGTGTATGACAAGTGACAAGGTATACGGACTAGGCGTGAACAAGTAGAATTGGGCTGTGCTTGGTACTCGCCAGTCAGCTGCTGCTAAGCCCATCTGTTCTATAATCTACACCGGGCCTAGTCTCGTGCTGTAGCAAAGAAAAACCGAAACCCAATCTACtggaaaaagtccacattacctccctcaacttttatgAAAGTCTGTTTTTCTCTCTAAACTCTAAAATCGGAcaaaacacctccctcaacttttaaaactgttcatcttacctccctgacCGTGTTATAAGCATTTTTGAAGgcagttttgtctttttcttttttatttatttcggccgaatctttgaaaaatcatagtaaatcacataaaaattataaaatgtaaaattcaattttattggactccacatgagtagatctacacagtgaacatataatatggtatgctttagtacaaagtttcggatgtggctttagatctattcttttatgtaattaattggaataattcatagctgcagtttctatgatccaattgtgataaaatttttatggtgagctaattattgtatgattgaactatagtaaaaattttatactcattcGATCAcgtatagcttagttatagatttatttatatttaacaagcataaacctaaataaaatctatagGGAGATTTatctatttggcactgaaacaaatcattCTTTCGTATTTGGCATTCGaaattttgaactttcttatctagcACCAAGTTGAAATTTTCTTCTGTAAACGACACTTTCGTCTGTTTTCACCGTCCATCTGTTAGTTGACTGGTTCAACCTCATCCCGTATGTCGAATATACCCCTCTGTTATTCATGCGTGCAATTTGGCCAGGCCAGAAGTTATTGTAGAGAGAGAGGGTACAGGAAAAAGAAATCATTTCCTTACGAAGGAACGACGTCCTCACACGGTTCAACGCAGGAAGAAACGAGAGAAATTGCGTTGGGGGAGAAACGGCTGGTTTCCTCCGGATCCGGTGCGCTGCAGCTCGAGCGAGCACGGTGGGGGCACGGGCGACCGGGCCAGCGAGCGAGCAAGGCGGCGGCATGGGCGACCGCGGCCAACGAGCGAGCACGGCGACGCGGCGAGCGCAGCCACGCTGGCCAGCACGGCGACGCGGGCGAGTGCGGCTAGCAAGCAAGCATGGCGGCGTGGGCAGCACAAGCGAGCGTGGGTGAGCATGGCGTTCGCCCGGCTCCCACGCGCCCGCCCCGGAGTTTTCGGGTGCCTAGGTGCGCACGAAAAGCCGCTGGCGCGGACCTCGCATGGCTGCACGGAAAGCCATGGGCCACGCATGGCGTCGGATGTGCTGGTGGCGTCGGCGGCCGCGGACAGCGACGGGCTCCTTGACGCCACCGAGTTCGCGCGGCTCGTGACGCGCCTGCATGCGGAGGCCGGCGGGCTCTACTACTAGAGCGCCAAGCTCGCCGGCAAGGACAGGACCTCGCCTAGCGGCCGTTCCTCGGATCCGGCGCCGCCAGCTGCGGCTTCTCCGCATGCCCCGGGCTCGCCACCGGTAGCCGATATGGCTCGGCTCCCACTCCTCCGCCGAGGCCATGGCGCGCGCCTACGACGCCGCGCTGCTCTGCCTCAAGGAATCGACGGCCGCGGTGGATCTCAACTTCCCATTCCGCCTCCCGTTCGACCTGCCCCCCGCAGCCATGTCGCCCAAGGCCATCCAGCGCGTGGCCGCCGTGGCCGCGCTTGGCCAGCACCTGCTGCGGCACCAGCGACCTGTGCTCAGAATAATGGCAGTGCCTGCAGCGACGATGACGGCGACACCACCCCGGCGTGGAGTAGCAACTCGCCCACCAGCGACATCTCCTCCCCGTAGTCGACCATCAGCAGCGAGAGTGAGATGGCCTACTACTTCGACGGCGACGGCGTGCTCAGCTTCGACGAGTCCAAGGTCACGATGAACGCAGCAAGCAGCCTTGTGCAGCAG
The nucleotide sequence above comes from Miscanthus floridulus cultivar M001 chromosome 18, ASM1932011v1, whole genome shotgun sequence. Encoded proteins:
- the LOC136522946 gene encoding uncharacterized protein; translated protein: MTGQEGHSRHSCLFSLCRKLDNDKDRARSLLSLALHSLSSWQAAFANLHCVAPYMLLSPPTSEPPFPGSPSLHTSDPPQPNTMVNVFAAFGFADLCLAFAALDIFTFLDSQCGAGTTTSDQAPLLGSVAELLPPLAAVVVLFVAVALIYHHLMGRRVVAVPVAGAGNGRRSISGLVMFLLCVSAGTLEFIVFGHGQAAGGGGAGHGALGLASLRALPFAATATFFFGMMLIIVSHIRAGREGGGGAVSGDEPIQGPLPPLAKVAAGAAAALVVLMAMALALHGAKY